ATACGGCCACAACGTTGTCCTGAAAAAGAGCTCTTCTTATGACATTTGCAGCCGTGCTTGGATTTGCTGCGTCGTCATACACGACCATTTCGAGCAGATCACCGTTGACTCCTCCTGCAGCGTTGATCTCTTCAAGCGCCAACTGTGCGCCCATCTTGATGTAGTCGCCAAGAATAGAACCCAGTCCTGTGAATGGTGCAACCAATGCTACCTTGATCGTTGCGCCAAGTGCAGAAACCCCAATTAGCATGACCATTGCGACTACGAGTACCTTGTTTAGCTTCATCCAAACACCTCCTTGTGCGGAACC
The nucleotide sequence above comes from Mesotoga sp. UBA6090. Encoded proteins:
- a CDS encoding ABC transporter substrate-binding protein, which codes for MKLNKVLVVAMVMLIGVSALGATIKVALVAPFTGLGSILGDYIKMGAQLALEEINAAGGVNGDLLEMVVYDDAANPSTAANVIRRALFQDNVVAV